TGTTCGCGTGTTCCGCGGCTCTCGATGGAACCTTTGTCGAAGGATCGCGAGTAAGCCGGGCTGCGAAATTTGCAGCGATAGGCGGTTTCCCAGCCATCGGCCATAAGCGAACCGTAAGCGAAGACCCAAAATGTCATGCGCTACTCCGTCGCTCAAATTGAGAGACGCTGACATAAAGAAGAAGGTAGATGAGACTTGGGCTCTCCCATCGGGACTGGTTGGCTAGTGGTTAGTCAGGTGCCCGAATAATCGGTTCATCGCGAAAGGGTCGGGGTAATCGAAATCGGCCATTGTTAACTTGCCGGTCGCGACAGGGCGCGGTTGTGATGCGTCGTGCAGCGTTACATCGGCAGCCTGCCGCCAATCTCGGAGAACGCGCTTCCGTGCTTCAGAGGATCTGAGTGCTTAGGCATATGCTAGCTTTGCCTCAAACCATTGCTTCAAGGCTGCACAAAAGATGGAGCCTTGGGCCGGATTTCATGTGGAGGGTTCGACCGATCTTCCGCAGCGCCCCATTCAAATAGGAGAGTCTCGCGGTCGGATACCGAGTTTCAGATTTTGACCGCTGGTTATGTTCGTCGTGAGTTCTTCGGCCTCTTGTGGAGCCGAGATGTGGCACGGTGGTCGTAGGTCGGAGATATCCGTTCCCGCCGCTTTCGTCAGGCGGTGCCTTATTGGTTCGACAGGACTTCGTTTTCACATCCCGCTCGTAGGAAGCGCGCAACCGTTATCGAGAGTCAACACCACGATACGGATCGGCGAGACCAGCAGCCACACAAATTGCGCGTTCAGTCGAGAGCAGCAGCAGCCGGTAACCATCCTCCTCGTAAAGGGGGTACTGGCCAACTTCGTAGCACGTGCGCACATATTGTAGCGCCGCGGCAGCTCCTTTCAGGCTTCCCGGCACGGTGGTGGCGAGCCGACGCGAGGCCTTCATCTCAGCACGACCAAGTGCGCCTTCGGCCTCGCAAAGGCCAGCCAATTTGGCCTCCAGCTCGACCCGCCTGGGGGCAGCCGTACGCCGCAGCTCGCGCTCGACGGCATCCTGCTCGGCGAGCAGGTGCCCCAGCTCCTCGAAGGCCCTGCGGTGGCCCTCAATGGCATCGAGGATTGGGTCGGGCGCGGTCGGAACGGAAACGCTTTCAGCCCGTGAGGCGCTGATGATCCCGGCCAGGACAGCGGCGCTGCCGGTGACGAACTGCCGGCGCCGAACGGCCGGGCCGGCAGGAAAGATTAAACGACTCGTGGTATAGGCAGAATCAGCCTGAGACATGGCTTGCTCCATGTTGAGGGTTAGGCTCGCGCAGGTGTTGCTACCACCTGTGCGGGCCGCTTGCCTGGCCTGTTGTGGCCAGTGCTGCGAATCGAATCACGGCCGCTCCGTCGCGTCAATGGATATGCGCAGCTTTGGCGGGATGGTTTCTCACCAGCTCCCGGTGACAAAGACGTGATCAGCCAAATTTTCCGACTCAACTCCACTGAAACAAAGATTGCGTTGATCTCTTTGTGCGGATGTTCTTTGGGAGTCATCCAACATTCACACGAAAACACGTCGCCGCCATTGATCATAGGATCTCGATGGCGCGTCTTATGCCCCCGGGCGATCGACTCGCAGCCTGCATGGCCCGGAGCGCAGCGGAGGACAGTGAAAGGCCTGCTTTTTTGACTTCCGCGAGGAATGCCGACGCTTGGCGGCAGGGAAAAAAGCAGGCCCCGAACTGTGCGGGAAGGCGATCGAGGACGTTCGGTCCCTCGGACCTGATCAGCCACTCGAGGTCCGCGCCGGACGCGCCCCGTGACCATACTGGCGGAGAAGAAAACTGGCGATCGCCGCCGACACGGCACACGGATACGGCTCGCTCGGTTCGTACGCTGCCGAGGACATCAATGGCAAGGGCTGAGCATCCCGGTGACAAGCTGGATCGCTCCTTTCGCATTCGTCGTGCCGCCGTGAAAAGCAGCTGGAACGATCAGCTCGGCACCCATCTCGAACGTCCAGGCATCAGATGATCAAAGCGTCTGGGCTCACTCGTTCGCTTGTTGTCGAGCAACCAGGACAGCGAACCGATCGCCTCTCGTGTTGGGGTGGACGGCCCCTTCCGCCACTCTGCGTGGTTAGACTGAGGTTGTCGCTGACCTCAAACGAAGGAGCCCCGTGGAAACGATTGTTCGCATCGGTTTGGATACGCCAAAGAGTGTGTTTCAGTTGCATAGCGTTGACGGGATGGAGCAGCCGGTTTTGCGGCGCAAGTTGAGGCGCGGCCAAGTTCTGGAGTTCTTCAGGCGTTTGCCGCCTGCGTTTGTCGCGATGGAGGCTTGCGCGGCATCGCACTATTGGGCGCGAGAGCTGCAATCGCTCGGTCATGAGGTGGCGATGATCCCGCCGCAATATGTCAAGCCGTATGTGCAGCGGGGGAAATCTGACGCTGCGGACGCCGAGGCGATTTGCGAGGCCGCAAGCCGGCTGAAACTGCGCAAGAACTTTGTGCCTATCAAAAGCACCGAGCAGCAGGGCGCACAGATGCTGGCGCGCGTGCGCAACCAGTTCATCGGCAGGCGGACCCAGCTCGCCAATTCGATCCGCGGCTACGCCGCGGAATTCGGCTTCACCGCGTCCAAGGGTCTTTCCCGGCTTCAGCAATTGCTGATCGACATTCGGGCTGACGCAACAGTGCCTGACCTGGCGAATGAGTTGGTGGAATCTTTGGCAATAGAGCTGACGCGCGTCGATGATCAGATCGCCAAGCTCGACAAGAAGCTCATGCAACTCCACCGGAGTAACGAGATGAGCCGACGGTTGGCGGCTATTCCGGGTGTTGGTCCGATCGGCGCGACGCTACTGTCAATCAAGGTCGTGGATGCACGCCGGTTCAAGTCGGCAAGACACTTTGCCGCCTGGCTTGGACTGACGCCAAGAATCATTCAAGGGCCGGAAAGAACCGGCTCGGCGTGATCACGCGCGCCGGCGATGGCATGTTGCGAACCGTTTTGGTGGCTGGCGCAACGGCTGTGATCGCGGATATGCGCCGACGGGAAAGTCGCTCGTGGCCTTGGCTGAAAGATATCATCGCACGCAAGCCGCCGAAGTTGGTGGCCATAGCGCTGGCAAATAAGCTGGCGCGGATCGCCTGGAAACTGATGGTTAGCGGTAAGCGGTACCGACCTGCAAGCAGCGTCATGCCGATGCCGACATAAGATAGTAGCTGAACGAAATGCAGAGCTTGGCGCCAGACCGGCAGGTTTGACGCGGGGGCGGAACTTGCAGGATAGGAAGAGGTAGTAGTTCGGCGCGAGCCGGTCAGTGAAATACTCCGCTCGGTTTACCGGCAGAAAATGCCGCTCTCGTGTTTGGATCTCACTGTCCGCGAAGCCCATCTTGGCCGGTGGTCGCAAGACCCGAAAACAGGCCGGACATATGAGCGCAAGCGATCCGAGCGAGCGTGCTGCCAGAGCCAATCCTTGCAAGTCGGGGACCGTCCACATATGCGCCGAGCGGCGTCGATCGAATGGATCGAGGTCTGCAGTCGTGGCGGGGGTTTGATGCGCGGTTGCCGCTGTGCTCGGAGTGAAGCGGCCGCTGCAAACGGCTTGTGCCAATGACGCTTGCTGCTCGAGTTCATGCCGAAGTCGCTCCGCCCCGGCATCGGCGCGCGCAAACAAGAGATCCCGCGATGACCCATGCATTGCAGCCCAATGGCGCTGTCTGGTCCCCGAAGATCTTTATCCGATCGGTCCGGAAGATACTTTTGTTGTCCGTATTGGGGCGTCTGCCTTACAGCTCCATTCTCCTCGATGAGCTGCCGCCGGAGCCCGTAACCAGGAATCCCGCCGCGCCAGCAGCCCATGCGGGTGATGAGGGACTGGCCAAGAAAAGTGCCGGCCTGAAGACCTTGGACCAATGGCGGGAAGCACTCATCGTGGGCCGATCACATCTTGCGGCTGGCATTCTTGATGAAACCATCCTCCTCCCGGTGTCGATCGGCGTTCAAATTTGGCTCTGACTCACTTTGATGCAGTTTGAGTTTGATCAAAACGGGACGCATCACGTCGCTAAATACCAACGCGAAGGCCCTTTGGAATCAGCGCGTGTTCGCTGTCCTGCCCGCCAAACACCGTCTGGCGACACAAGAAATAGTTTACTGGACCGACTTGTGCGACGAGGGCGCAAACTTTTCGAGCCTGGTATATCGGGAGGTCCGCCGAGCGCATTGAGCTATTCTGCCTATTGGCAGCATGACAACGGAAACCCCGCATTGGAAACTTTTCAAAGGCTACTTTCGGAGCGCTACCTCTCACGCTGTCCGGTCACTTGATATGCTGCGGCGACGCTTCGCAAAAGCCCGATCCGTCGCCATAAAGCGCGCCAACATGGGAGCGATCAGTTTCGCTGAATCGCTGATCGATTGTCCGCTTTCCCGGGCCAACGCATCGGCATAAGCGACAAGGTCCCGATGAACACTTGCCGGCAGCTCGTGCGTAACCTTAACCGGTCTATCGTCAGCGAGAATTCCAATTTTGAGTTTAGTCATGCTTCTAGCCTCTATACGGTTCGAGAACGAGATCCCGGTTGACAATTACCCTCACTGGAAACCCTGGCCGAATGGTCAGTGTTGGCTGAATATTGAGGTTGCGCCGCACAAGCTGTTGCCCGACTTGATTTGCGGAGTCGCCTGCCCCACGCCGTAGCGCCTGGATGAGTGCGCCGTTTGTGTTGTTGACGTCGCTGCCTGAATTCACCTCGGTTCCGACAGCCAGTAAAGTTGAGAGTGCAGCCGCGCCCAACAACTCCTTCCAGCGGTTGTCGACCTGATCCTCAAGGCCAGAATACCCCGCGGCATCGGCTCCTGGCTGCCGCTCCAACACGATGGACCGGCCGTTTGGCATGATCAACCTGGTCCAAACCAGAAGCACACGCGACTGTCCAAAAGCAACTTGGCTATCGTAAGTACCTATCAGCCTTGCCCCCTGCGGGATGAGCCGGGTCCGCCCGGTAGGAGTATCGTATACCGCCTCGGTAACTTGCGCTGTGATTTGGCCAGGGAGATCGGAGCGAATCCCTGTCAGCAACGCACCTGGAATCACTGTCCCTGCTTGCACCACAAACGGCGATGCTGGTTTGACCAGACGATCGGGGCTCGTCGTACGACGATCGACCGGCGCATTCACGAAGGCAAGTTTTCTGTCCTGGCTATTTTGCGCGAGGGCTTCGTCGGACGACATCGTCCCGTTCGCCGGAGCTTCGCTCGGCGGCGCCGTCGCGGCCGGCATCCGGACGTTTGTAGAGGCGAACACTTTGCTCGTGCGAGCCGCTTCACTCTCCTGATTGACACGCTGTTGTTCAGCGTCAACTGCCAATGGACCGTTCTGGGTCTGCGCTGCGACGATCGGCCGACCCAAATCGCCGGGCAAAGGCGGTCCAAGCGGCGGCACATCCCGTGGGATTGCCGTGTAGTCCTTCGGCAGGCCGGCAAGCTGGTCGGCTACATTGTGGTGATCGGTCGAGAAGAGCTCTTCCGAAGCAGGAGCGCGCTTCTTGCTGGATTGCAGCGCCAAAAACACGGCTCCCGAGATAAGGGCAAGAACCAGAGCGTGCCTCCGATCAGGACCCTACGCGAGATCCGCGTCACGCTTGGACGTTCAGCGCGCAACTGGAAGGCTTTCGAAGCATCGCCCTTCGCCTGTGGCGGCACAGCATTCCGATCCGGCGGACCGCCGCTTGTATCGGTCATGACGACCTCCCATCGGCTCTGACGATGCGCACCTTCTGCTGGTTCTCACCTCCTAGCCTCAATTCAGCGGCGGCGAACAGCCGATCGACGATCAGCAGGCTTCCGAAAGCGCGATAATTGACAAGCTCGGTCTTCCCGTCTTGCCCGATAACGAAGAGCGGTGGCATCTCACCTTGTCCGATGCCTGGCGAGAACTCGATGTAAACCTTGCGTCCGTCGTCGTAGGCGTTGATCGGACGCCAGGGCGGGTTGTCACCCTCAATGGTGTAGCGATAGCGGCGCTGGGTTGGATCAGGGACGAATGGCGTCGGCGGCACGCCTCGGCCACGCGTGCGATCTTCGGGATAGAACCAGGTCACCGAAGGCATGTACGGCTTTTCGCGGGAACGTAGTTCGAGCAGGTAGGTGCGCCGATCGGTGTTGACGACAAGATTGGTCGCGATGTCCGGGCGGGTCGGCTTGACCATGATGTGGACGCGGCGCGTATCCCCATTGCCGCTCTCGGTGTCACCAACGACCCAACGTACCGTGTCGCCGGCGGCGACCGGACCAGAGCCGATCAATTGCTCACCCGGCTCGAGTGCTATGTCGGTGATCTGCCCGGGTGCTGCGTAGATCTGGTAGAGCGCGCCCGGGCTATACGGGAACACCTGCACCGCGTTGAAATATGCCGCCTTGCGCGGCTGGACCCGAGCCGCGTCGTTGGCGCTCTCAATCCTTTCGATCGGCTCCTTGGCTTCTTTCTGCTTACCACCGTGCGCCGGGCTCCAGGAGGGCGGCACGTGGAACGGTCGCGGCCGATCGTCGGTCGCCGCAGGCGGATCTGGAAGTGGCGAGATATCCGAGTCGTAGCTGATCTGCGGAGGCTTGAAAGCGGTGCATCCACCAAGCGTGAAGACCGAGACAAGAAGGATCGACGCCACGCTGCGCCGCAAGGTCACTGATATCCGATAAGTGGTGGGCATGACTATCCCAGCTCCTTCGACCAATTGATGGCGTTGACGTAGATGCCGAGGGGATTCTTGCGCAGCCGATCGATGTCGCGGGGCGGCTCCAAGACGATGGTGAGGATCGCGCTCCACCGCTCGGTGGCAGCAAGCTGTCCGTTTTCGTAGCGCCGTTCGATCCAGGCTAAGCGGAAGCTGTCGGGCGAGGCTCTGATGACGCTGGAAACCTCGACGGCGACCTGCGTCTTCCCAACCCTGGCAAACGGATCATTGTTGCGTGCGTAGTCATTGAGGGCTGCAGCGCCGCGGTCGGTCGTGAAGTCGTAGGCGCGGAGCCAATCCTGACGCAGCACGATCGCGTCCATGGGAAGGCCGCGAACATGTTCAATGAATCGAGTCAGGTGAAACGCGATCTGGGGGTCACCGGGCTGGTAAGAAGAGTCCGCGGGTGCGACGGCCTTCACCTCGCCAAGACGATCCACCTCGACCACCCAAGGCGTGACGGTGCCTCGTGCAGACTCCCACACAAGCGCAGCGGCGAAGCCCGCAGATAAGAACAGACAGCCGAATGCCATCAGACGCCAGTTTTTGGCCTGGACGCGTGCCGAGCCAATGCGGTCATCCCAGACCTGAGCTGCTCGTTGATAGGGCGTGACCGGTGCGGGCGCGCGGCCATAGTGGACGGCCGATCGTTTGAACATGCTTTGACCTCAGGAGATGAATGGGAACAGCAGTTGGGTGATCGCAGGAGTTAGCTCTCGCCCTGTGAGAGATCGACGGATGCGCCTCCTCCGCCGTGATCGCCTGCGCGGACCGCCTGCGTAGCGCTTGAGGCTCCATGACTGAGAGTCTGCGTCCGTTTCATACGGCGAACCCAGGCGGGCGCTCTCTCGGACGACGAGGAAGCGCCGCCAGCCGTGTTTCCGTTCGATCCACCGGCTTCGACAGCAGCAGAGTGCAGGGGGCTGGCTGGAACCGACGTTCCGGTTTCCGTCGCGCCAGACGAACCTCCTGCACGGAAAGCGCTCAAGGTGGCGCCCGCGATGGCGCGGCCTCCGCCAACGGCACTTCCGGCCAGCGCGGCACCACCGGCAGCGAGCGCGGCCCCGGCTGCAACCACGCCGCCGGCCGCCAAGCCGGTGCCAACGGCGCTGCCGGCGCCGAGTTGTGGTCCACCAGAAACGATGCCATTGGCGATGCCGGGCCCGAAGATGCCGAGACCGAGCAGAGAGAGCGCTCCCAACACCAACGCCATCGCGCTCTCAATGGTCGGTTGGTTGCCACCGAATCCCGCCGTGAATTGTGCAAAAAGCGTCGAGCCGATGCCGACGATGACGGCCAAGACCAGGACCTTGACGCCTGACGAAATCACGTTGCCGAGCACCCGCTCTGCAGCGAAAGCGGTCTTCCCGAACAGACCGAAAGGAATCAGCACGAAGCCCGCAAGCGTCGTCAGCTTGAACTCGATCAGGGTGACGAAGAGCTGGATTGCCAGAATGAAAAAGGCGAGTAGGACGATGATCCAGGCGAACAACAGAACGACGATCTGGACAAAATTCTCGAAGAAGCTGACATAACCCATCAGGCCGGAGATGGATTCGAGAATCGGCCGTCCGGCGTCGAGGCCAACTTGCGCAATCCGGCCGGGACGCAAGAAATCTGCGGACGAAAGGCTCGTGCCGGAGGCTTTCAGGCCGAGGCCCGCAAAGCTTTCGAACACGATCCGCGCGAGGCTATTCCAGTTGCCAATGAGATAAGCAAAAACGCCAACGAACAGGGTCTTCTTGACGAGGCGAGCGATGATGTCCTCATCGCCACCCCAGGACCAGAACAGCCCAGCAAGCACGATGTCGATCGCCGCGAGCGTGGTCGCGAGATAGGCGACTTCACCCCCAAGGAGCCCAAACCCGGAGTCGATGTAGCGGGTGAAGGTTTCC
This genomic interval from Bradyrhizobium sp. CB82 contains the following:
- a CDS encoding DUF2274 domain-containing protein; amino-acid sequence: MTKLKIGILADDRPVKVTHELPASVHRDLVAYADALARESGQSISDSAKLIAPMLARFMATDRAFAKRRRSISSDRTA
- the trbG gene encoding P-type conjugative transfer protein TrbG, whose product is MPTTYRISVTLRRSVASILLVSVFTLGGCTAFKPPQISYDSDISPLPDPPAATDDRPRPFHVPPSWSPAHGGKQKEAKEPIERIESANDAARVQPRKAAYFNAVQVFPYSPGALYQIYAAPGQITDIALEPGEQLIGSGPVAAGDTVRWVVGDTESGNGDTRRVHIMVKPTRPDIATNLVVNTDRRTYLLELRSREKPYMPSVTWFYPEDRTRGRGVPPTPFVPDPTQRRYRYTIEGDNPPWRPINAYDDGRKVYIEFSPGIGQGEMPPLFVIGQDGKTELVNYRAFGSLLIVDRLFAAAELRLGGENQQKVRIVRADGRSS
- the trbF gene encoding conjugal transfer protein TrbF; this translates as MFKRSAVHYGRAPAPVTPYQRAAQVWDDRIGSARVQAKNWRLMAFGCLFLSAGFAAALVWESARGTVTPWVVEVDRLGEVKAVAPADSSYQPGDPQIAFHLTRFIEHVRGLPMDAIVLRQDWLRAYDFTTDRGAAALNDYARNNDPFARVGKTQVAVEVSSVIRASPDSFRLAWIERRYENGQLAATERWSAILTIVLEPPRDIDRLRKNPLGIYVNAINWSKELG
- the trbL gene encoding P-type conjugative transfer protein TrbL — translated: MNSTGVIDQFLETFTRYIDSGFGLLGGEVAYLATTLAAIDIVLAGLFWSWGGDEDIIARLVKKTLFVGVFAYLIGNWNSLARIVFESFAGLGLKASGTSLSSADFLRPGRIAQVGLDAGRPILESISGLMGYVSFFENFVQIVVLLFAWIIVLLAFFILAIQLFVTLIEFKLTTLAGFVLIPFGLFGKTAFAAERVLGNVISSGVKVLVLAVIVGIGSTLFAQFTAGFGGNQPTIESAMALVLGALSLLGLGIFGPGIANGIVSGGPQLGAGSAVGTGLAAGGVVAAGAALAAGGAALAGSAVGGGRAIAGATLSAFRAGGSSGATETGTSVPASPLHSAAVEAGGSNGNTAGGASSSSERAPAWVRRMKRTQTLSHGASSATQAVRAGDHGGGGASVDLSQGES